One genomic window of Numida meleagris isolate 19003 breed g44 Domestic line chromosome 1, NumMel1.0, whole genome shotgun sequence includes the following:
- the LOC110394053 gene encoding poly [ADP-ribose] polymerase 12-like, producing MTSPKPRGDTASPMRAVRGAQPAECPRGRWRGMTAAHAEPGALRSPPGQQGLSRSTARPLPLAWPPRRRFRFRFLAQEARDRRRRSRFRARPAGSGSVGGRQPGPTMALDTQALRALCAGGGSLELDELQRRLPGRPAAEQLRAVLRNSQRFTLVQTPDEAGAAAAEAVLVVATSALRLCPEHGAGCRGGCGRLHLCKYHLKGVCRNQQARKECKFVHDFYSSHNHSVLRQHGLDTFSSDELRQLLLQNDPTLLPEVCLHYNKGDGPYGSCTFKKICTKLHICQYFLRGQCRFGSSCKRSHDFSKSECCEKLEKQGMSPDVIQKLPSIYRNMYAIQNSKGSRHDTEDNKSSPCKERKHSSSQESTSTSNEVEQICLYNLYRSCIFEDKCIRTHFHLPYRWQISDGNTWKDLENMEEIEREYCDPNNVRSSRPISDRSFILSYISFVDMQTGLKKVRRLSTASSVTKPPHFILTTEWTWYWKDEHGMWREYGKKHSDQVAATVTSDDLEKAYTAGSSPKLNFKAGVHEYELDFGAMTQKNLRYRTERKVCRRPKFVSQSEVEKIRKRGFKNTEEFKRIPPHWDKSALPELGFKLIDLDSSSEEYNKVKGDFQRTMPKTHIKRICRIQNPSLWELYQWQKEQMQKSNGGKTDERFLFHGTSKKHIDAICHQNFDWRICGLNGTVYGKGSYFARDASYSDIYCREGSCAKTMFLARVLVGEFTVGRSSYVRPPLKDDQNFYDSCVNSSSNPSIFVIFEKQQVYPEYLIEYLDQACARVL from the exons atgacaTCACCAAAGCCCCGAGGTGATACCGCCAGCCCCATGAGGGCAGTGAGGGGTGCTCAGCCGGCTGAGTGCCCCCGAGGGCGGTGGCGGGGCATGACGGCAGCCCACGCCGAGCCAGGAGCTCTCCGCTCCCCGCCCGGCCAGCAGGGCCTCAGCCGCTCCACAGCTCGCCCCTTGCCGCTGGCTTGGCCGCCCAGGCGGCGGTTTCGCTTTCGTTTCCTCGCCCAGGAGGCGAGGGACCGGCGGAGGCGGAGCCGCTTCCGCGCCCGGCCCGCCGGGAGCGGCTCTGTCGGGGGAAGGCAGCCGGGGCCGACCATGGCGCTGGACACCCAGGCGCTGAGGGCGCTGTGCGCCGGCGGCGGCAGCCTGGAGCTGGACGAGCTGCAGCGGCGGCTGCCGGGCCGGCCCGCGGCGGAGCAGCTGAGGGCGGTGCTGCGGAATTCGCAGCGCTTCACGCTGGTTCAGACGCCCGACGAGGctggggcggcggcggcggaggcggTGCTGGTGGTGGCCACCAGCGCGTTGCGGCTGTGCCCGGAGCACGGCGCCGGCTGCcgggggggctgcgggcggctGCACCTCTGCAAGTACCACCTGAAGGGCGTCTGCCGCAACCAGCAGGCCAG GAAGGAATGCAAGTTTGTTCACGACTTCTACTCTTCCCATAATCACTCTGTTCTCAGACAGCACGGACTTGACACTTTTAGCAGTGATGAACTTCGCCAGCTTCTGCTCCAAAATGACCCTACCCTCCTACCAGAG GTCTGCTTGCATTACAACAAAGGCGATGGACCTTATGGATCTTGCACCTTTAAAAAGATCTGCACCAAACTGCATATTTGCCAGTACTTTTTGCGGGGACAGTGCCGAtttggcagcagctgcaagcGATCCCATGACTTCTCAAAATCAGAATGCTGTGAGAAACTGGAGAAACAGGGAATGAGCCCCGATGTTATTCAGAAACTGCCCTCCATTTACAGAAATATGTATGCCATACAAAATAGCAAGGGAAGCAGGCATGACACAGAAGATAACAAGTCTTCACCATGCAAAG agagaaaacacagctcTAGCCAGGAGTCCACATCTACCAGTAATGAAGTGGAACAGATCTGTTTGTATAATCTGTACAGAAGTTGTATCTTTGAAG ACAAGTGTATCAGAACTCATTTTCACTTGCCGTATAGATGGCAGATCTCTGATGGTAATACCTGGAAGGACTTGGAGAATATGGAAGAAATAGAGAGAGAATATTGTGACCCCAATAACGTCAG atcttCTAGACCCATTTCTGATCGTAGCTTTATCTTGTCATACATCTCTTTTGTGGATATGCAGACTGGGTTAAAAAAGGTCAGACGTCTTTCCACAGCCTCCTCTGTGACCAAACCACCTCACTTCATTCTTACAACAGAATGGACTTGGTACTGGAAAGATGAACATGGCATGTGGCgggaatatggaaaaaaa CACAGTGATCAAGTAGCTGCCACTGTAACCAGTGATGACCTGGAGAAAGCTTACACAGCAGGAAGTTCTCCAAAGCTGAACTTCAAAGCAGGAGTGCACGAATATGAACTGGATTTTGGAG ccaTGACTCAGAAAAATCTTCGGTacagaacagagagaaaggtTTGCAGAAGACCTAAATTTGTGTCCCAGTCAGAGGTcgaaaagataagaaaaag GGGCTTTAAGAATACAGAAGAATTTAAGAGGATTCCACCTCACTGGGACAAATCTGCTCTGCCTGAGCTGGGATTCAAG CTGATTGATCTTGACAGTTCTTCTGAAGAATACAACAAAGTCAAGGGGGACTTTCAACGCACAATGCCAAAAACACACATTAAAAGGATTTGTAGAATTCAGAACCCATCTCTCTGGGAACTGTATCAATG GCAGAAGGAACAAATGCAGAAGAGCAATGGTGGAAAGACAGATGAACGTTTCTTATTTCATGGAACCAGTAAAAAACACATTGATGCCATCTGTCATCAAAACTTTGACTGGAGGATCTGTGGCCTTAATGGGACAGTCTATGGCAAAG GAAGCTATTTTGCAAGAGATGCATCGTATTCTGACATCTACTGCAGGGAAGGTTCGTGCGCCAAGACCATGTTTCTGGCACGGGTGTTGGTGGGAGAGTTCACTGTTGGTAGATCGAGTTATGTTCGCCCTCCCCTGAAGGACGACCAGAACTTCTACGACAGTTGTGTGAACAGCTCTTCAAACCCTTCTATCTTTGTCATCTTTGAGAAGCAGCAGGTTTATCCGGAGTATCTCATAGAATACTTGGATCAGGCATGTGCAAGAGTGCTGTAG